The Coleofasciculaceae cyanobacterium genome contains the following window.
TAAGATTTATCTGAATTACACTCACTTTTTTCTACAGAGTTTGTATCTAAAACATTAGCAGATATAGCTACATTTTGCTCTTGAAAATAAGATATAATAGCAGGTTTGTTTTGCTCGTTCGCTTCATTCTGATGCACGAACTGCGATTGCTCATACTTTGTTGTCACTGGTGACATATCTATGGTTGATGACGGCTCTAACTCTTGTTGTTGATAGTTTTTAGCTTTTGTCACGTCTGTCGCCGATTCAGAATAATTACTATTTGAATCTCGCTTATTTATAAGTTTCCTTAAAGAAGGTTCGGGTAGTGATTTTGTGTTTTCTTCTTCTTTTAGCTCTGTAGTTTTAGCTGGCTTTTTACCAACAGAAAATAGTTCGTCTTTATCTAGATCGAAAAAACTAGTGGAAGTAGAATCATTCTTATTTTGAGTAGCACAAACGCTAGATATTGAATCATTTACGCGTTCTGGCTGCTGTATGGTTTTACTTGGGAAACCAAAATCATTCTCCGCGTCTCCGTGTTTTTGTGTCGTCGTGTCAATTTCATTTATCTTTCTAAAAGACGATCCCGAATTATTCTGAGTGTCTAATTTGGCAAAGAAACGAAAAGAACGTCCATTTTTTTCTAATGTTCCTTTACCCATCTGTACCAGTTGGTTAATTAGTTCGATGGTATATGCACCTATACCTCGACCAATTTGTTGGGCGCGACGACCAATTGCTTTAATACCTCGATAAAGCTCTCTGGGAGTTACACCATCTGGTTGGACAGTTGCCAGATCCCACATTTTGAGCAGAATCGAACTGATGTTATCGGAATCGGCTGTTTTTTCTCGAACGAGTGCAAAGGTACTGCGATAGTAACGGCATACTTCTACCGCTCGTTCTAAAGTAGCTAGCTGTAATTCGCCCTCATAGCGAGCGCTATTGTAGTAGCATTCAATCAAATGTAACCCCAAAGCAATCCTTAACAATTGAGTGGGTAATTTACGCATCCATGCACGTACTGCGCCACTCGTACTCTGTTCCGCCTGTAAACCAATTTGTTCGACTAAGTTGCTATAGCGACGGTCTGCTGTGGGAGATAATTTAATCTTTCCAGTGGGGCATCGGTCTAGCCAATCATACAGTGGGGGTAAGATATCGCTTAACTCACAGTAGCCTCTGACCCGCTTGGCAGGAAACACTTGGGGAATAGCGTAAAGAAATCGCGCTTGCAGTCCCTGAGCATCATCGGGGTCTTTAAAAGCAGTGCGAAACGCCCCTGGTTGAATTCCGCCAGCGATACTCAAACGGGTTTCGGAAACGGCATAAGAATCGTTTTCCGCGTTAACGCGATCGACAAACGAGCCAGAACCATCCCACATTTTGAGCAAGCACTCCAGCCCCTCATTATCGCCCTTTTTACCCTGGAATTGACCTAAAGACTTAAATAGTCCAGCTATCTCATCTCTAGCCCAAATAGAGCCATTATCGTGCTGCTCTGACAATCTTCGCATCACTGCTTGGATGGTGGCGACTTCAAAGAGATATTTTCGTTCGGGAATAGGGGGTTCGATTTCGAGATCGTCATTCTTGCTCTTACTCTGACAAATTTGTTTGTACTCCTGCATTTCCTCTAGCCAGCGTTTCTTTTCTAGATGTTGTTTTTGTTTGAGATTGGCGAGGATAACGGATTCTGCCCGACTTTTACCCGTACCAGATTCTCCCACAATACAAGTCCAGGCGATCGCTGGAATCGAGTGGGATTCTAGATCTAGGTTGACTCGTTTTCCAGCTAATGAAAGCACTGTAGGGAGAAAATACTGCCACAGGCTAACGGGGTCGATATTCAAAATCGCAGCATCGCGCTTAAAAGCATCAGCTAGAGGTTGAGGAAGAACTTTTTCAAAGTTTAGAGTAGCGTTGTGCCAGTCAATCAGTCGCTCGAATTTAGCCGTATCTTCTGGTTGAATTTCATCGAGGTTCGTGCGAATGGCTGCAACCATTTGCCAGAAGGCAGCTTTACTAATTACCGAACGAGCTTGAAGGCAATCTA
Protein-coding sequences here:
- a CDS encoding DUF3987 domain-containing protein; this encodes MTTFQSVHSVSKTQKLIDGLKRIIATDLDLPLVPIGNNKQPLGDRWQQRPFTASQLIEAINQGGVSVPIQGKTKKIHPLGFGLITGRCVTIEGNSHFLMALDQDGGSACRKIDELSEGRSLPNTVAFTSDRPGRCQYLFLIPEQYAHAIKTKKIKTGVIGDDGKAEQLEFRWQSLQSVLPPSVHPTTGEYRWVDGCAIDETEVAIAPNWIIEQMLIEPVKQKAGEKRKVTAFFTPSPMHVRWTDTDFALSYLDAVSSYRASDYDEWLNVGMALHSIDDTLLDAWDKWSNQSAKYKPGECERKWRSFSSGGGVTLGTLAHMAKQDGWQSPFASQNKNTGGRDRHNFQKSQTKNATVTGDTQPNGDTSKLELLGFDATVTTVTDVLKAGLIDYAERDRLDCLQARSVISKAAFWQMVAAIRTNLDEIQPEDTAKFERLIDWHNATLNFEKVLPQPLADAFKRDAAILNIDPVSLWQYFLPTVLSLAGKRVNLDLESHSIPAIAWTCIVGESGTGKSRAESVILANLKQKQHLEKKRWLEEMQEYKQICQSKSKNDDLEIEPPIPERKYLFEVATIQAVMRRLSEQHDNGSIWARDEIAGLFKSLGQFQGKKGDNEGLECLLKMWDGSGSFVDRVNAENDSYAVSETRLSIAGGIQPGAFRTAFKDPDDAQGLQARFLYAIPQVFPAKRVRGYCELSDILPPLYDWLDRCPTGKIKLSPTADRRYSNLVEQIGLQAEQSTSGAVRAWMRKLPTQLLRIALGLHLIECYYNSARYEGELQLATLERAVEVCRYYRSTFALVREKTADSDNISSILLKMWDLATVQPDGVTPRELYRGIKAIGRRAQQIGRGIGAYTIELINQLVQMGKGTLEKNGRSFRFFAKLDTQNNSGSSFRKINEIDTTTQKHGDAENDFGFPSKTIQQPERVNDSISSVCATQNKNDSTSTSFFDLDKDELFSVGKKPAKTTELKEEENTKSLPEPSLRKLINKRDSNSNYSESATDVTKAKNYQQQELEPSSTIDMSPVTTKYEQSQFVHQNEANEQNKPAIISYFQEQNVAISANVLDTNSVEKSECNSDKSYPYLEQKQNLNWLLQFLADLESIPMPHRRFTSLEQLENLFNELERRATNCYKELLEKCPNYMERLASAQKIVSECFPLSS